GCCTGGCAGATGTAGTACCGTTCTTCCCTGGCAAGGTGTGCATAGCCCATACGCCCCTCAATCTTTGGTTGGATGGAGAGGCTAAAGGGCTATACCACCTTGCCTTTTCATTCAACTTTGAGGGTGTTGCACTTGCAAGTTGAATCCGCCTTTTATAATAACCGGCCCGCAGCATATCGATTTCATCCTGCTGAAACAGCTCAGCCAGTCATTTCAAAGAAATTTCTAACTTTCATGACTTAAGCATTTCTCCCTCCTTATCCGTCGTGTGTTTTCAATATGGCTAAAATTGTATCCATATTTCAAAATGCAGCTAAATTTCTTTTGCCATGCCCCTGTTATGTGCTTTTTCGAGAGCCAGTGCACAGATGGCAACATCTTGAAGGGCCATGCCTGAGCTGTCGAAAACTGTAATCTGCTTGCCGTTTGTTCGTCCGGCCCGCCCATTGAGCACCGCCCCAAGCGGTGTAATGCGCTCTTTGTTTACAAGACCTGTTTTGAATGCTTTTTCGTATTCACCTACGGTTATTGACTGTTCCACTACGTCGGCGAACAGATTGGCCCTTGCAAACAAAGCCGGATCGAGTTCCTGTTTGCCCTCACCGTCGGCTCCCATTGCAGAAACATGGGTTCCTGCACGCACCATATCTGCGGAAAACAGGGGCTCGCGGGCAGCAGTGACGGTAACGATGATATCTGCTTGCTGTACCGCGTCAGGGGCATCCACGGCATTTGCCTCAAGCGAGAGTTCTTCGCGAATCCGTCTGGCAAATGCGGCTGCGGCCTCTTTTGATCTGTTTGTTACAAAAACCTGCCTGATCTTTCTGACTTCGCAAATGGCCAAAAGCTCGTACCATGCCTGGTGTCCGGCACCAAAAATCGCAAGGGTTGCGCAGTCGGGCCGTGAAAGATGACGAACAGCAACGGCATCGGCTGCGGCAGTGCGCAGGGCTGTCATGTGCGAGGCCCCCACCAGCGCCTTGGCGTATCCGGTTTCCGGATCAAGCAGCAAGGTAGTGGATGCATGGGCATTATGCCCTTGCTTGCGGTTTTCTGGCCAGTAGCTACCTACCTTAAGGCCCAGCACGCCACGGTTGGTCAGTAATCCGCTTTTCATGCTGAAGGACGTACCCTGTTTGGGGCCGTGCCCCATGACCACAGGAAACACCTTGGCCGCACCCCGGCCAATCTCGCAGAATACCCCTTCTATTGTTTCTATGGCGTCGGCCATTGTTACAACAGATTTTGCTGTTTCTTCAGATACATAAAGCATACGTACCCCCTACCAACCCTTCAGGCGCGTCCACTTGGCCGCGATTTTCTGTTTATCTGCGCCGATGACATTGTAGAGGGCGTGCTGCTCAACCGTGGCACAGGCATGGATGGGAAGAATGCGCACTTTTGTGCCATAGGGCAGGTCGGGTATGCTTGCCTGAAAATCTGCCCGGCGGGCAATGATGCCGTGTTCCTGATTGGCATTGGCCACAAAAAGGCCGTGCATAATGTTACCTTCAAGATCACAGACCAGCCCGTACCCCTGGTCAACGCTCTGCGATTCGGTTCCCCGGTCAGAAGATAGCGCTGCCCATCCGGCGTCTATGATAGTCCAGCCTTTTTCATGCTGATGCCCGA
This DNA window, taken from Desulfovibrio sp. 86, encodes the following:
- a CDS encoding ornithine cyclodeaminase family protein encodes the protein MLYVSEETAKSVVTMADAIETIEGVFCEIGRGAAKVFPVVMGHGPKQGTSFSMKSGLLTNRGVLGLKVGSYWPENRKQGHNAHASTTLLLDPETGYAKALVGASHMTALRTAAADAVAVRHLSRPDCATLAIFGAGHQAWYELLAICEVRKIRQVFVTNRSKEAAAAFARRIREELSLEANAVDAPDAVQQADIIVTVTAAREPLFSADMVRAGTHVSAMGADGEGKQELDPALFARANLFADVVEQSITVGEYEKAFKTGLVNKERITPLGAVLNGRAGRTNGKQITVFDSSGMALQDVAICALALEKAHNRGMAKEI